A part of Caretta caretta isolate rCarCar2 chromosome 1, rCarCar1.hap1, whole genome shotgun sequence genomic DNA contains:
- the ECRG4 gene encoding augurin isoform X2 — MGPEFRTKPLFGCLVVRWKSCTASTPLQLPPANMVLSACRRVLPLAALALLLLVCLAPDGSRGNILKLMLQKREAPAPAKTEVLVKEHTAKEFLGSLKRQRRQLWDRTQPDVQQWYQQFLYLGFDEAKFEDDISYWTNLGRGGNEYYGGYYQHHYDEDAPIGPRNPHTFRHGASVNYDDY; from the exons GTGGAAAAGCTGCACTGCGTCCACCCCTCTCCAGCTGCCACCTGCCAACATGGTGCTGTCGGCCTGCCGGAGGGTGCTGCCCCTGGCCGCCCTAGCACTGCTCCTGCTCGTCTGCCTGGCTCCCG ATGGTTCAAGAGGGAATATACTTAAGCTGATGCTTCAAAAACGTGAAG CTCCTGCGCCTGCTAAAACAGAGGTGTTAGTGAAAGAACACACGGCCAAGGAGTTCTTAGGCAGCCTGAAACGCCAGAGGCGCCAGCTGTGGGACAGGACTCAACCTGACGTACAGCAGTGGTATCAGCAATTCCTCTACCTGGGATTTGATGAAGCG AAATTTGAAGACGACATCTCCTACTGGACAAACTTGGGACGTGGTGGCAATGAATATTATGGCGGCTACTACCAGCACCATTACGATGAAGATGCACCTATTGGGCCCCGAAACCCACACACCTTCAGGCATGGAGCGAGTGTCAACTACGACGATTATTAA
- the ECRG4 gene encoding augurin isoform X1, with amino-acid sequence MKGEEDWIKNFPVANQITEWKSCTASTPLQLPPANMVLSACRRVLPLAALALLLLVCLAPDGSRGNILKLMLQKREAPAPAKTEVLVKEHTAKEFLGSLKRQRRQLWDRTQPDVQQWYQQFLYLGFDEAKFEDDISYWTNLGRGGNEYYGGYYQHHYDEDAPIGPRNPHTFRHGASVNYDDY; translated from the exons GTGGAAAAGCTGCACTGCGTCCACCCCTCTCCAGCTGCCACCTGCCAACATGGTGCTGTCGGCCTGCCGGAGGGTGCTGCCCCTGGCCGCCCTAGCACTGCTCCTGCTCGTCTGCCTGGCTCCCG ATGGTTCAAGAGGGAATATACTTAAGCTGATGCTTCAAAAACGTGAAG CTCCTGCGCCTGCTAAAACAGAGGTGTTAGTGAAAGAACACACGGCCAAGGAGTTCTTAGGCAGCCTGAAACGCCAGAGGCGCCAGCTGTGGGACAGGACTCAACCTGACGTACAGCAGTGGTATCAGCAATTCCTCTACCTGGGATTTGATGAAGCG AAATTTGAAGACGACATCTCCTACTGGACAAACTTGGGACGTGGTGGCAATGAATATTATGGCGGCTACTACCAGCACCATTACGATGAAGATGCACCTATTGGGCCCCGAAACCCACACACCTTCAGGCATGGAGCGAGTGTCAACTACGACGATTATTAA
- the ECRG4 gene encoding augurin isoform X3, translating into MVLSACRRVLPLAALALLLLVCLAPDGSRGNILKLMLQKREAPAPAKTEVLVKEHTAKEFLGSLKRQRRQLWDRTQPDVQQWYQQFLYLGFDEAKFEDDISYWTNLGRGGNEYYGGYYQHHYDEDAPIGPRNPHTFRHGASVNYDDY; encoded by the exons ATGGTGCTGTCGGCCTGCCGGAGGGTGCTGCCCCTGGCCGCCCTAGCACTGCTCCTGCTCGTCTGCCTGGCTCCCG ATGGTTCAAGAGGGAATATACTTAAGCTGATGCTTCAAAAACGTGAAG CTCCTGCGCCTGCTAAAACAGAGGTGTTAGTGAAAGAACACACGGCCAAGGAGTTCTTAGGCAGCCTGAAACGCCAGAGGCGCCAGCTGTGGGACAGGACTCAACCTGACGTACAGCAGTGGTATCAGCAATTCCTCTACCTGGGATTTGATGAAGCG AAATTTGAAGACGACATCTCCTACTGGACAAACTTGGGACGTGGTGGCAATGAATATTATGGCGGCTACTACCAGCACCATTACGATGAAGATGCACCTATTGGGCCCCGAAACCCACACACCTTCAGGCATGGAGCGAGTGTCAACTACGACGATTATTAA